ATGACTTCTGCAACAGACGAAGAACACAATTTTCTTGTGCAGTCAGAGGAAACACAAGAACGTATGGCAGCAGAGCATGAAGCTCGCTGGTATGCCGTACAAGTAGCCTCTGGTTGTGAAAAACGTGTGAAGACTAACTTAGAACAGCGCATCCAGTCGTTTGATGTAGCTGATAAAATTCTTCAGGTAGAAATTCCGCACACACCAGCAGTAAAAATCCGTAAAGATGGTAGTCGTCAACATACAGAAGAGAAAGTCTTCCCTGGCTATGTACTAGTCAGAATGGTGATGGATGATGACTCCTGGCAGGTAGTACGGAATACCTCCCATGTAATTAATTTTGTGGGAGCAGAGCAAAAGCGTGGCGGTGGTAAAGGCCGCGGTCACGTCAAACCAGTGCCGCTAGGTCATGCAGAAGTAGAACGAATCTTCAAACAGACTAGCGAACAAGAGCCAATTGTCAAAATTGACATGGCGACTGGTGATAAGATAGTCGTGCTTTCTGGCCCATTTAAGGACTTTGAAGGCGAGGTGATAGAAGTTAGTCCAGAACGAAGCAAGCTCAAAGCTTTACTTTCGATTTTTGGACGAGATACACCTGTAGAATTGGAATTTAATCAGGTTCAGAAACAGAGTTAATTAGAAATGGCGAAAAAAGTAGTAGCGGTCATTAAACTGGCCCTTAACGCTGGGAAAGCCAACCCAGCACCGCCAGTCGGCCCTGCCTTGGGTCAGCACGGCGTTAACATCATGATGTTTTGTAAGGAGTACAACGCCAAAACAGCAGATCAAGCTGGGACGGTGATACCTGTAGAAATTTCGGTTTATGAAGATCGGAGTTTCACATTTGTACTCAAAACACCTCCGGCATCGGTGTTGATTACTAAAGCGGCAAAAATCGACAAAGGTTCTAGTGAACCTAACAAAAGAAAAGTTGGGTCAATTACACAGGAACAACTACGGCAAATTGCTCAAACTAAATTGCCCGATCTCAATGCCAATGATATTGATGCGGCAATGAAAATTATTGCAGGCACTGCCAAGAATATGGGCGTAACCGTGACAGATTAGTTAATGGTCATTGGTCATTAGTCATTAGGAAAGACAATGGCAAAGGACAAATGACAAAATCTAAAATCCAAAATCCAAAAATTTTCGGGGGAGAGAATTTACCTCGTTAAATACCCCAGGAGAGAGAAATGGCAAAGAAAGTATCGTGTCGTTTGCAGGCGCTATTAGAAAAAGTTGAAGATAGGGAGTATGCTCCTATCGATGCTTTAAATCTTTTAAAAGAGACAGCAACAGCAAAGTTTCCCGAAGCAGCTGAAGCACACATTCGGCTAGGAATTGATCCAAAGTATACAGACCAACAACTGCGAACAACAGTAGTACTGCCCAAAGGTACAGGACAAGAAGTACGGGTGGCAGTGATTGCAAGAGGGGAAAAGGTAACAGAAGCAA
This Chlorogloeopsis sp. ULAP01 DNA region includes the following protein-coding sequences:
- the nusG gene encoding transcription termination/antitermination protein NusG, which codes for MTSATDEEHNFLVQSEETQERMAAEHEARWYAVQVASGCEKRVKTNLEQRIQSFDVADKILQVEIPHTPAVKIRKDGSRQHTEEKVFPGYVLVRMVMDDDSWQVVRNTSHVINFVGAEQKRGGGKGRGHVKPVPLGHAEVERIFKQTSEQEPIVKIDMATGDKIVVLSGPFKDFEGEVIEVSPERSKLKALLSIFGRDTPVELEFNQVQKQS
- the rplK gene encoding 50S ribosomal protein L11, with the protein product MAKKVVAVIKLALNAGKANPAPPVGPALGQHGVNIMMFCKEYNAKTADQAGTVIPVEISVYEDRSFTFVLKTPPASVLITKAAKIDKGSSEPNKRKVGSITQEQLRQIAQTKLPDLNANDIDAAMKIIAGTAKNMGVTVTD